The Coffea arabica cultivar ET-39 chromosome 4e, Coffea Arabica ET-39 HiFi, whole genome shotgun sequence genome includes a window with the following:
- the LOC113742985 gene encoding probable serine/threonine-protein kinase WNK3: MAQDSASEQDPDESDVEPEFVEVDPCGRYGRYKEILGKGAFKKVYRAFDELEGIEVAWNQVKVSDLLRNKDDMERLYSEVHLLKTLKHKNIIKFYNSWVDSKHENINFITEIFTSGNLRQYRKKHKNVDLRALKKWSRQILEGLFYLHSHDPPVIHRDLKCDNIFVNGNQGEVKIGDLGLAAILQQARSAHSVIGTPEFMAPELYEEEYNELVDVYAFGMCLLELVTFEYPYVECSNAAQIFKKVTSGIKPASLTKVKDPGVREFIEKCIAKVSDRLSAKELLLDPFLRSDDDGGSIGRSLHPTPQDGNSRHSDGGQFPKEHIPEGSRDFTVQGQRKDQNTIFLKLKIADSTGNIRNIHFPFNIEVDTAAAVASEMVEELDLTDQDVSAIAEMIDAEIRSYIPDWAPQENSSSYSGEVTMSDSGTFEVQAGASPSINECVSSPGLVLERLPSGRKYWSDSPKTVGGSSPLGPRPSNLSGSDSTTPGGSWTEENELSPDSHNYHCNSDVAENETEPDDNVKDDEASKLHHAPSDETDHSAHFHSANGPLHLLDVNDSVSGCSPDLRIIEEKLEQLLVEQKNELDELRRKHEVAVLDLLKGLPPDTCSRILSNCDLKISDYKLQYDKYGSAKSSTYPVSRWPM, encoded by the exons ATGGCCCAGGATTCTGCCTCGGAGCAAGACCCGGATGAGTCTGATGTTGAACCCGAATTTGTTGAGGTGGATCCTTGTGGTCGATATGGGCGG TACAAGGAAATATTGGGGAAAGGAGCATTCAAGAAAGT ATATAGAGCGTTTGATGAACTGGAAGGGATTGAAGTGGCATGGAATCAAGTGAAGGTGTCTGATCTTTTAAGGAATAAGGACGATATGGAGCGTTTGTATTCAGAAGTTCATTTGCTAAAAACCCTTAAGCACAAGAACATTATCAAGTTTTACAACTCATGGGTCGATTCTAAGCATGAGAATATTAACTTCATTACAGAGATTTTCACTTCCGGGAATTTACGACA GTACAGGAAGAAACATAAAAATGTTGATTTACGAGCATTGAAGAAGTGGTCTAGGCAGATATTAGAAGGGCTTTTTTACCTCCACAGTCATGATCCACCAGTTATACATCGGGATTTGAAATGTGATAACATTTTTGTTAATGGAAACCAAGGAGAGGTGAAAATTGGTGACTTGGGACTTGCCGCTATCCTACAACAGGCTCGGTCAGCTCACAGTGTCATAG GCACTCCTGAGTTCATGGCACCAGAATTGTATGAGGAGGAATATAATGAGCTGGTAGATGTATATGCATTTGGGATGTGCTTGTTAGAATTGGTGACGTTTGAGTATCCCTATGTTGAATGCTCTAATGCTGCCCAGATATTTAAGAAGGTTACATCA GGAATCAAGCCAGCATCATTAACAAAAGTAAAGGATCCTGGAGTTAGAGAGTTTATTGAAAAGTGTATAGCAAAAGTTTCTGATCGGCTGTCTGCCAAAGAACTATTGTTGGACCCTTTTCTCCGATCTGATGATGATGGTGGAAGTATAGGTCGATCCTTGCATCCAACTCCCCAAG ATGGAAATAGTCGTCATTCTGATGGTGGTCAATTTCCTAAGGAGCACATCCCCGAGGGAAGTCGAGATTTCACTGTGCAGGGTCAAAGGAAAGACCAGAATacaatatttttgaaattaaaaattgcAGACTCCACAG GTAATATTCGCAATATCCATTTTCCATTTAACATCGAGGTGGATACTGCAGCAGCTGTTGCTAGTGAAATGGTTGAAGAGCTAGACTTAACAGATCAAGATGTCTCAGCAATTGCAGAGATGATTGATGCTGAAATTCGGTCATATATTCCAGATTGGGCACcccaagaaaattccagcaGTTATAGTGGCGAAGTTACAATGTCAGATAGTGGCACCTTCGAAGTTCAGGCTGGTGCTTCCCCCTCTATAAATGAATGTGTTAGTTCTCCTGGCTTAGTTTTGGAAAGACTGCCTTCAGGCCGTAAATATTGGTCTGATTCACCCAAAACTGTGGGTGGAAGCTCTCCCCTTGGACCACGGCCTTCGAATTTGTCAGGGTCAGACTCAACAACTCCTGGAGGCAGCTGGACTGAAGAAAATGAGCTCTCACCTGATAGCCATAATTATCACTGCAATTCTGATGTTGCTGAGAATGAGACTGAACCTGATGATAATGTGAAAGATGATGAAGCTTCCAAACTCCATCATGCACCCTCTGATGAAACTGATCATTCTGCACATTTCCATTCAGCCAATGGGCCGCTTCATCTGTTGGATGTTAATGATTCAGTTAGTGGTTGCTCCCCTGATTTGAGAATAATTGAAGAGAAACTTGAGCAGCTTCTGGTTGAGCAAAAAAATGAGCTAGATGAACTTAGAAGAAAGCATGAAGTGGCTGTCTTAGATCTTCTGAAGGGCCTACCTCCAGATACTTGTTCTAGAATTCTCAGTAACTGCGATTTGAAGATCTCTGACTACAAATTGCAATATGATAAATATGGTTCAGCCAAAAGTTCTACATATCCAGTCTCCCGCTGGCCGATGTAA
- the LOC113742241 gene encoding elongation factor Tu, chloroplastic has protein sequence MASISATATAGAAATAASTKFICPYSPSPSSSSSSPSLVSISTQKPTKVILSSSFLSSPSTLFINSPCSSSAPSPRGGRLTVRAARGKFERKKPHVNIGTIGHVDHGKTTLTAALTMALASMGNSTPKKYDEIDAAPEERARGITINTATVEYETENRHYAHVDCPGHADYVKNMITGAAQMDGAILVVSGADGPMPQTKEHILLAKQVGVPNMVVFLNKQDQVDDEELLQLVELEVRELLSSYEFPGDDIPIISGSALLALEALLANPGIKRGENQWVDKIYELMDAVDSYIPVPQRQTDLPFLLAVEDVFSITGRGTVATGRVERGTVKVGETVDIVGLKDTRNTTVTGVEMFQKILDEAMAGDNVGLLLRGVQKADIQRGMVLAKPGTITPHTKFEAIVYVLKKEEGGRHSPFFSGYRPQFYMRTTDVTGKVTQIKNDKDEESKMVMPGDRVKMVVELIVPVACEQGMRFAIREGGKTVGAGVIQSIIE, from the coding sequence ATGGCTTCAATTTCAGCTACTGCAACAGCGGGAGCAGCAGCTACAGCAGcctccacaaaattcatctgCCCTTATTCCCCTTccccttcttcctcttcttctagCCCTTCTTTAGtttcaatttctactcaaaaacCCACTAAAGTTATCTTATCCTCATCTTTTCTTTCATCCCCTTCCACCCTTTTCATCAACTCCCCTTGCTCTTCCTCCGCTCCTTCCCCCCGGGGCGGCCGGTTAACGGTCAGGGCTGCCAGGGGGAAATTTGAGAGGAAAAAACCCCATGTGAATATTGGTACTATTGGACATGTTGACCATGGAAAGACTACTCTCACAGCTGCTTTGACAATGGCTTTAGCCTCCATGGGAAACTCCACACCGAAGAAATACGATGAGATTGATGCTGCCCCCGAAGAGAGGGCTCGTGGGATTACTATTAACACTGCTACTGTGGAGTATGAGACTGAGAATCGGCATTACGCCCATGTGGATTGCCCCGGGCACGCGGATTACGTAAAGAATATGATTACTGGTGCTGCCCAGATGGATGGAGCGATATTGGTGGTTTCTGGGGCAGATGGCCCGATGCCGCAGACGAAGGAGCATATTTTGTTGGCTAAGCAAGTTGGGGTGCCGAATATGGTTGTCTTCTTGAATAAACAGGATCAGGTGGATGATGAGGAGTTGCTTCAGCTTGTGGAACTGGAGGTAAGGGAGCTTTTGTCTTCTTATGAGTTTCCCGGTGATGATATTCCGATTATTTCGGGTTCTGCTTTGTTGGCTTTGGAGGCTTTGTTGGCTAATCCTGGTATTAAGAGGGGTGAAAACCAATGGGTGGATAAGATTTATGAGTTGATGGATGCTGTTGATAGTTATATTCCTGTCCCACAAAGGCAGACTGATTTGCCATTTTTATTGGCTGTTGAAGATGTTTTTTCAATTACGGGTAGAGGGACAGTGGCTACTGGGAGGGTTGAGAGAGGGACTGTTAAGGTTGGGGAAACTGTTGATATAGTGGGGTTGAAGGACACAAGGAATACGACGGTTACTGGGGTTGAGATGTTTCAGAAGATTTTGGATGAGGCAATGGCTGGGGATAATGTGGGGTTGTTGTTGAGAGGTGTGCAGAAGGCGGATATTCAGAGAGGAATGGTGTTGGCTAAGCCTGGGACAATTACGCCTCATACTAAGTTTGAGGCTATTGTTTATGTGTTGAAGAAGGAGGAGGGTGGAAGGCATTCTCCATTTTTCTCAGGGTACAGGCCTCAGTTTTACATGAGGACTACTGATGTGACAGGTAAGGTGACTCAGATTAAGAACGATAAGGATGAGGAATCAAAGATGGTTATGCCTGGTGATCGTGTGAAGATGGTGGTTGAGCTCATTGTGCCTGTTGCTTGTGAGCAGGGAATGAGGTTTGCTATCCGCGAAGGAGGGAAGACTGTTGGAGCCGGGGTTATTCAATCTATCATTGAGTGA